In a single window of the Hirundo rustica isolate bHirRus1 chromosome 7, bHirRus1.pri.v3, whole genome shotgun sequence genome:
- the KMO gene encoding kynurenine 3-monooxygenase has translation MEPCDPRGKRVAVIGGGLVGALNACFFARRGFQVDVYEAREDIRVASFARGRSINLALSHRGRQALRAVGMEEQIVAKGIPMRARRIHTPSGKKYSIPYGKKNQYILSVDRANLNKELLTAAEKYSNTKLFFGHKLLGCNAELGTLSIKRPDQQTLEVSYDLIVGCDGAFSTVRKQFLRQTRFNYSHEYIPHGYMELTIPPKDGDFAMEPNYLHIWPRNTFMMIALPNMDKSFTCTLFMPFEEFEKLTTGEQVLGFFQTYFPDAIPLIGEQELKHDYFLLPAQAMISVKCSSYNLSSRCVLMGDAAHAVVPFYGQGMNAGFEDCLVFDELMDQFHNDFGACLPEFSRLRVPDDHAISDLAMYNYVEMREHVNSTWFIFRKHVDNLLHALMPSTIVPLYTMVTFTRIRYHEALQRWRWQTKVINRGLFVVGAAGLGGTYLLIKRLARNLNFCWEDLWGWSHHLKNIGNLPFGTRVV, from the exons ATGGAGCCCTGTGACCCACGAGGGAAGAGAGTTGCTGTCATCGGCGGTGGTCTG GTGGGTGCATTAAATGCCTGTTTCTTTGCTAGACGAGGTTTCCAGGTTGACGTTTATGAAGCCAGAGAAG ATATCCGAGTGGCCAGCTTTGCCCGTGGCAGAAGCATTAACCTGGCCCTGTCTCACAGGGGACGCCAAGCCCTGCGAGCTGTGGGCATGGAGGAGCAG aTTGTGGCCAAGGGCATTCCCATGCGGGCAAGGAGGATACACACACcgtcaggaaaaaaatactctatCCCTTATGGGAAGAAGAACCAG TACATTCTCTCTGTGGACAGAGCAAACTTAAACAAAGAGCTGCTGACAG CTGCTGAGAAGTACTCCAACACTAAACTGTTCTTTGGACACAAGCTCCTCGGGTGCAATGCAGAGTTGGGGACATTATCCATAAAAAG ACCTGACCAGCAGACCTTGGAAGTGAGCTACGATCTCATCGTGGGGTGTGACGGAGCCTTCTCAACAGTCAGAAAGCAGTTCCTGAGGCAAACGCGCTTTAACTACAGCCACGAGTACATTCCTCATGGCTACATGGAGCTGACCATCCCTCCCAAGGATGGAGAT tttgccATGGAACCAAACTACCTCCACATCTGGCCAAGAAACACCTTCATGATGATTGCCCTGCCCAACATG GACAAGTCCTTCACCTGCACGCTCTTCATGCCCTTTGAGGAATTTGAGAAGCTCACAACAGGGGAGCaagtgctgggttttttccagaCCTACTTCCCAGATGCCATTCCCCTCATTGGAGA GCAAGAGCTGAAGCACGATTACTTtttgctgccagcccaggccaTGATCTCTGTGAAGTGCTCTTCCTACAACCTCTCGTCCCGGTGCGTGCTGATGGGAGATGCCGCCCATGCTGTTGTGCCCTTCTATGGACAGGGCATGAATGCA GGCTTTGAAGATTGTCTGGTCTTTGATGAATTAATGGACCAGTTCCACAATGACTTTG GTGCCTGCCTCCCTGAGTTCTCCAGACTGAGGGTGCCAGATGACCACGCGATTTCGGATTTGGCCATGTACAATTATGTCGAG ATGCGTGAGCACGTGAATTCAACATGGTTCATCTTCCGGAAGCACGTAGACAACCTTCTCCATGCCCTCATGCCTTCCACCATTGTCCCACTGTACACCATG GTGACTTTCACCAGAATTCGCTACCATGAGGCCCTTCAGCGCTGGAGATGGCAGACAAAG GTAATTAATCGAGGGCTCTTTGTTGTGGGGGCGGCAGGACTGGGTGGCACCTACCTGCTGATAAAGCGTCTGGCACGGAACCTGAACTTCTGCTGGGAAGACTTGTGGGGCTGGTCCCATCATCTGAAGAATATTGGAAATCTTCCCTTTGGCACACGAGTGGTTTAA